From Pusillibacter faecalis, one genomic window encodes:
- a CDS encoding LacI family DNA-binding transcriptional regulator, translating to MITIKDLAAASGLSKSTVSRVINHSPNVKPETRERVMEAVEKLGYQPDILARGMITGMLPMVLVIVGDIQNHYFTQALAGIETTLEEQGFMVVVFDSSYDPERIVTSIHMAKTCRFAGIIPMTGFGSKRVISTLQDLDCPVILLNCHRDHVAFDRIYGDDFGAGYAATRALLRRGYRQIYHFSGNSTESFISAERERGYLAAMKEAGISVDGSMVLRGDLRQDSGARLAARCLKSAKSQVALCCNNFLMCLGAMNYAQQHGLVMWKDYGMAICEQPPVFFMKSEFIYAGPKLREIGRAAAQLLLDRINHPGRKPAVQPFPMLDIYDP from the coding sequence TTGATTACGATTAAAGACTTAGCCGCTGCATCTGGCTTGTCGAAATCCACAGTTTCTCGGGTAATCAATCATTCTCCCAATGTAAAGCCTGAGACGCGGGAACGCGTGATGGAGGCTGTCGAAAAGTTGGGCTACCAGCCGGATATTCTGGCTCGTGGGATGATTACCGGCATGCTTCCTATGGTGTTGGTAATTGTTGGAGATATTCAAAACCACTACTTTACCCAGGCCTTGGCAGGTATCGAAACAACCCTGGAAGAACAGGGGTTCATGGTCGTGGTATTTGACAGCAGTTACGACCCAGAGAGGATCGTAACATCTATTCACATGGCTAAAACCTGCCGCTTTGCTGGAATTATCCCTATGACCGGATTTGGCAGCAAACGGGTCATTTCCACCTTACAGGACTTAGATTGTCCAGTGATATTGTTAAACTGTCATAGGGACCATGTAGCGTTTGACCGGATCTATGGCGACGACTTTGGCGCCGGATATGCTGCTACTCGGGCACTACTCCGGCGTGGATACCGTCAAATCTATCACTTCTCCGGCAACTCCACAGAGTCCTTTATCAGCGCGGAGAGGGAGCGAGGCTACCTTGCGGCCATGAAAGAGGCAGGAATCTCAGTTGATGGCAGCATGGTGCTCCGAGGTGATCTTCGCCAAGACAGCGGAGCACGGCTGGCAGCGCGGTGTCTAAAGTCGGCAAAGAGTCAGGTAGCCCTTTGCTGTAACAACTTTTTGATGTGCTTGGGCGCTATGAATTATGCGCAGCAGCATGGCCTGGTCATGTGGAAGGATTATGGAATGGCCATTTGCGAACAACCGCCAGTCTTCTTTATGAAAAGCGAGTTTATTTATGCGGGCCCCAAGCTCCGGGAGATTGGGAGAGCGGCCGCACAGCTGCTGCTGGATCGCATCAATCATCCAGGTAGGAAACCAGCAGTTCAGCCGTTTCCAATGTTGGATATATATGACCCATGA
- a CDS encoding TRAP transporter substrate-binding protein translates to MKRNWMIRAKRISALLLGTVLLGSLATGCGGSSSSDNDSAAEGGTTTIQMATGGQDTLPSYATVLDVIDDIQENTDIEFSYFGSRQLGDDAEIVQQVMAGTIQMGGTAASALSTYTDLLDAFTVPFLLDTYEKEREAMVSEEAQAIFDAVEEELGLKIFVAYDSGMRYFANNIRPIETLDDVKGLVLRVAPADILLDSFSAMGINPSTLAYGELYTGLQNGTIDGEEINITSIYSEKHYEVLKYFTDMGIYPFATVIFANADWFNSLPADEQEAIQSAFTNGYNYLFDQHLPEAEAAGLQAMEDAGIEISSVQNPQEFRDAVADVVETYRNRDDLTKAFIEMAEGL, encoded by the coding sequence ATGAAAAGAAATTGGATGATTCGCGCAAAAAGAATATCAGCGCTACTGTTGGGAACTGTACTGCTGGGTTCCCTGGCAACTGGCTGCGGCGGCAGCAGTTCCTCTGATAATGACTCTGCTGCCGAGGGGGGCACTACGACCATCCAGATGGCCACCGGCGGACAGGATACCCTGCCCAGTTATGCTACAGTGCTGGATGTAATCGATGATATTCAGGAGAACACCGACATTGAGTTCAGCTATTTTGGTTCCCGTCAGTTGGGCGACGATGCGGAAATCGTGCAGCAGGTCATGGCCGGTACCATTCAGATGGGCGGTACAGCTGCATCTGCCCTGAGCACCTACACGGATTTGCTGGACGCCTTTACAGTGCCCTTCCTGCTGGATACCTATGAAAAAGAACGGGAGGCTATGGTGAGCGAAGAGGCTCAGGCCATTTTTGATGCCGTGGAAGAAGAGTTGGGGCTGAAAATCTTTGTGGCCTATGATTCCGGCATGCGCTACTTCGCCAATAATATCCGCCCCATCGAAACCCTGGATGATGTAAAGGGCCTGGTGCTGCGTGTGGCCCCTGCTGATATTCTGTTAGACTCCTTCTCCGCCATGGGAATCAATCCCTCCACCCTGGCCTATGGCGAATTGTATACCGGTCTTCAGAATGGTACCATCGACGGTGAGGAAATCAATATTACCTCCATCTATTCCGAAAAGCACTATGAGGTGCTGAAGTATTTCACTGACATGGGTATCTATCCCTTCGCTACTGTTATTTTCGCCAACGCTGACTGGTTTAACTCCCTGCCGGCAGATGAGCAGGAGGCTATTCAGAGTGCTTTCACCAACGGCTACAACTACCTCTTTGACCAGCACCTGCCTGAGGCGGAGGCTGCCGGCTTGCAGGCAATGGAAGATGCCGGCATTGAAATCTCCAGCGTACAGAATCCACAGGAATTCCGGGATGCGGTTGCTGATGTGGTAGAGACTTATCGGAACCGGGACGACCTGACCAAAGCTTTTATCGAGATGGCGGAGGGCCTGTGA
- a CDS encoding TRAP transporter small permease — MRTLFSAYEKLMDIIYSVIRICIAAALVVMVVVTFVEVIRRYAFGLSFIWSEELVRFLLVATSFLGGAAAYRAKALALLDLVTSRLNHATQKIIDMIVTIMIIGVCGYLSVQGYAYSFSPQIANMLSTGLDLQMTYVYLTIPIGFTLIILFGIEHLAQTLFFAPDESVGELKEKEG; from the coding sequence GTGAGAACACTCTTTTCTGCCTACGAAAAACTGATGGATATCATCTACTCCGTGATCCGGATCTGCATTGCCGCTGCATTGGTGGTTATGGTTGTTGTTACCTTTGTGGAGGTTATTCGCCGCTATGCGTTCGGCCTATCCTTTATCTGGTCTGAGGAATTGGTCCGGTTCCTCTTGGTAGCTACATCCTTTCTGGGCGGCGCCGCGGCCTATCGGGCCAAGGCTCTGGCTCTGTTGGATCTTGTGACCAGCCGCCTGAACCACGCTACTCAGAAGATCATCGACATGATCGTGACGATTATGATCATCGGCGTGTGCGGGTATCTCTCGGTGCAAGGCTACGCCTACTCCTTCTCCCCGCAGATTGCCAACATGCTCAGTACCGGTTTGGACCTGCAGATGACCTATGTCTATCTGACGATTCCCATCGGCTTTACACTGATTATTCTCTTCGGCATCGAGCATTTGGCCCAGACGCTGTTTTTTGCGCCTGATGAGTCAGTCGGAGAACTGAAAGAAAAGGAGGGCTGA
- a CDS encoding TRAP transporter large permease → MAIVAVIFVLTLLGGVPMAFVLGLTGIAHLFTIGEPAYMSIITQRLFTGVNNFSLMCIPFFVLAGDLMNKGGVTKRLLNFARELVGWIPGGMAYCCVILAMVLSAILGSANAVAAILCAILIGEMAKDGYDADFTGSIIAASSVLGPIIPPSVTFIIYGVLTGVSVSRMFMAGIVPGIMLGISYALIITYYTKKRGYKKSKPRFDPKACGIAFVKAIPALLVPVVIIGGIMGGIFTPTESGAVAVVAAVVAAIIYRSFDIKSLPEVLLNTGMTTAAIMLIVAFGNIIGWSLAIENIPTLITETILSITDSQIVVMLLIIACLFVIGCLMDAFAAMYVFTPVFYPLAMAVGLDPIHFGIIFCLMLTIGLCTPPVGMLLFVTSNISKVPLAKLSKSIWPFVAAAMVVVLLMTFFPQIVMFIPNWLSPA, encoded by the coding sequence ATGGCAATTGTTGCCGTTATCTTTGTACTGACCTTGCTGGGCGGCGTCCCCATGGCGTTCGTCCTGGGATTGACCGGTATTGCACACCTCTTCACAATCGGGGAACCGGCATACATGTCCATTATTACCCAGCGGCTGTTTACCGGCGTGAATAATTTCTCCTTGATGTGTATTCCTTTCTTTGTCCTGGCCGGAGACCTGATGAACAAGGGCGGCGTTACCAAGCGACTTCTGAACTTTGCACGGGAGCTGGTGGGCTGGATTCCCGGCGGTATGGCTTACTGCTGCGTGATCCTGGCAATGGTGCTCTCCGCTATCCTGGGCTCCGCCAACGCAGTGGCGGCTATCCTCTGCGCCATCCTCATCGGAGAGATGGCCAAGGACGGCTATGACGCAGACTTTACCGGCTCCATCATTGCTGCATCCAGCGTGCTGGGGCCCATCATTCCCCCCAGCGTCACTTTCATCATCTATGGCGTGCTGACGGGTGTGTCTGTGTCCAGAATGTTCATGGCGGGCATTGTCCCCGGTATCATGCTGGGCATCAGCTACGCACTAATTATTACCTATTACACTAAAAAGAGGGGTTACAAGAAATCCAAGCCTCGCTTTGATCCCAAGGCATGCGGAATTGCCTTTGTAAAGGCTATTCCTGCTCTGCTGGTACCTGTAGTCATCATCGGCGGTATTATGGGAGGCATTTTCACCCCCACAGAGTCCGGCGCTGTGGCTGTGGTGGCCGCTGTAGTGGCAGCCATCATTTATCGTTCCTTTGACATCAAGTCTCTGCCTGAGGTCCTGCTGAATACCGGCATGACCACGGCGGCCATTATGCTGATTGTGGCATTCGGCAACATCATTGGCTGGAGTCTGGCAATCGAAAACATTCCCACTCTGATCACCGAGACGATTCTTTCCATCACTGACAGTCAGATCGTGGTTATGCTGCTGATTATTGCTTGTCTGTTTGTCATTGGTTGTCTGATGGATGCCTTCGCCGCCATGTACGTGTTTACGCCGGTTTTCTACCCCTTGGCCATGGCTGTGGGTCTCGATCCCATCCACTTTGGAATTATCTTCTGCCTGATGCTCACCATTGGTCTGTGCACACCGCCGGTCGGCATGTTGCTGTTCGTGACTTCTAATATCTCCAAGGTACCCCTGGCCAAACTCAGCAAGTCCATCTGGCCCTTTGTGGCGGCCGCAATGGTGGTGGTCCTGTTGATGACCTTCTTCCCCCAGATTGTGATGTTCATCCCGAATTGGTTATCCCCCGCATAA
- a CDS encoding DUF6282 family protein, with translation MSFSKDILKGFVDMHVHAGPSVAARKVDAYDMMELAGEAGYRAFLVKDHYFPTMMGTRMITDHCSKNECQCFGGLALNRSVGLFNVYAVDAACNMGARTIYMPTVSCVNHIAGHSGGHKFVGSGDSSVVDNGIEYVDANGQLHPGAVDVISYIATKHPEVVLCTGHGTAREVDAVVRKAVELGVPKICVNHPHFLVNATYEQMREWADLGAYIELNAAVFSSIAKSGTCSDEMAGKILEIIPTEKIVLDSDLGQKVNVDPITGMLQFINLLADQFGITEEQINLMGKKTPAMLLGLD, from the coding sequence ATGAGTTTTTCCAAAGATATTCTGAAGGGTTTTGTGGACATGCATGTCCATGCCGGTCCCTCTGTAGCAGCCCGCAAGGTGGACGCTTACGACATGATGGAGCTAGCTGGTGAGGCCGGTTACAGGGCCTTTTTGGTGAAGGACCACTATTTCCCCACCATGATGGGTACCCGGATGATCACCGATCACTGCTCGAAGAATGAATGCCAGTGCTTTGGTGGGCTGGCGCTGAATCGGTCTGTGGGGCTTTTCAACGTTTACGCAGTGGACGCTGCCTGCAACATGGGAGCCAGGACTATCTACATGCCTACGGTCTCCTGCGTGAACCACATTGCCGGCCACTCCGGCGGCCACAAGTTTGTAGGTTCCGGTGACAGCTCCGTGGTGGACAATGGCATTGAGTACGTGGACGCTAACGGTCAACTGCATCCCGGCGCTGTGGATGTAATTTCCTACATTGCCACAAAGCATCCGGAGGTAGTTCTATGCACCGGCCACGGCACTGCGCGGGAAGTAGACGCTGTGGTGCGTAAGGCTGTGGAACTGGGGGTCCCCAAAATCTGCGTGAATCATCCACACTTCCTGGTGAACGCTACCTATGAGCAGATGAGGGAGTGGGCCGACCTGGGCGCCTATATTGAACTGAACGCCGCCGTGTTCAGCTCTATCGCTAAGTCCGGCACCTGTTCCGATGAAATGGCCGGCAAGATACTGGAGATAATTCCCACCGAAAAAATCGTGCTGGACTCCGATCTCGGACAGAAGGTAAACGTAGATCCTATTACCGGTATGCTACAGTTTATTAACCTGTTGGCAGACCAGTTTGGCATCACAGAGGAGCAGATTAACCTGATGGGCAAGAAAACGCCCGCCATGCTGTTGGGACTAGACTAA
- a CDS encoding cupin domain-containing protein, whose translation MEKASEAMYGNFYEAPWQPVREGIGRVVFAGAHAKGCTLALAECQNGNAVRPHTHPHAQLAIVLRGQCDYYVDGKPYRMKEGSWVFVPADVEHYIHVYDSDVPVMNLDVFFPERMEYVDAYDEFVAGLEEKQG comes from the coding sequence ATGGAAAAGGCAAGCGAAGCAATGTACGGGAATTTTTATGAGGCTCCCTGGCAGCCGGTTCGGGAAGGCATTGGCCGGGTGGTGTTTGCAGGCGCACATGCCAAGGGCTGCACCCTGGCTCTCGCAGAGTGTCAGAATGGCAACGCTGTGCGTCCTCACACGCACCCCCATGCCCAGTTGGCCATCGTCCTGCGGGGCCAGTGCGACTACTATGTGGACGGCAAGCCCTACCGCATGAAGGAAGGTTCCTGGGTTTTTGTTCCTGCTGATGTGGAGCATTACATCCATGTCTATGACAGTGATGTGCCCGTGATGAACCTGGACGTGTTCTTCCCTGAGCGTATGGAGTACGTGGATGCCTACGATGAGTTTGTGGCAGGCCTGGAGGAAAAGCAGGGCTGA
- a CDS encoding 3-oxoacid CoA-transferase subunit A — MVNKVKTAQEALENLREGAVIMVGGFAGAGSPNALCAILAEMGYRNLTVISCDAGRAGVGVGALLRRGMVKTLYASHVGVNTEVAGRKPGDVVYDVEYQLIPQGTLVERIRAGGTGLGGFLTPVGLGTVVEEGKPTLELDGRTYLVERPLRADFALIRGSVVDRSGNVFYNMSTRNFNPAMALAADHVIVGAEKVVEVGELDPNHVMTPGILVESIVEGEEPCWI; from the coding sequence ATGGTCAACAAAGTGAAAACCGCTCAAGAGGCGTTAGAAAACCTCCGTGAAGGGGCGGTCATTATGGTGGGTGGGTTTGCAGGTGCGGGCTCACCTAACGCGTTGTGCGCCATTTTGGCGGAGATGGGCTACCGAAATTTGACGGTGATCAGCTGTGATGCCGGAAGAGCCGGCGTAGGCGTAGGCGCCCTGCTGCGGCGGGGCATGGTTAAGACGCTGTATGCTTCTCACGTGGGTGTTAACACAGAGGTGGCCGGACGGAAACCCGGCGATGTGGTATATGATGTGGAGTATCAGCTGATCCCCCAAGGGACTCTGGTGGAACGGATCCGGGCCGGAGGAACCGGCCTGGGCGGATTCCTGACGCCGGTGGGCCTGGGTACTGTTGTGGAAGAAGGAAAACCCACGCTGGAGCTGGATGGTAGAACCTACCTGGTGGAGCGTCCTCTGCGGGCAGATTTTGCCCTGATCCGGGGTAGCGTGGTAGACCGCAGTGGCAACGTGTTCTACAACATGTCCACCCGGAACTTCAACCCCGCGATGGCCTTGGCTGCGGACCACGTGATTGTGGGAGCAGAGAAGGTGGTCGAAGTGGGAGAATTGGATCCCAACCACGTGATGACACCCGGCATTCTCGTGGAATCCATTGTGGAGGGGGAAGAACCGTGCTGGATATGA
- a CDS encoding 3-oxoacid CoA-transferase subunit B: protein MKERIACRIAKELKSGDVVNLGIGLPVKVAYFLPENVEVTFESENGFLGIATGSAITNPNPDLLDAGGQYSAIQPGACFFDSAESFGLIRGGHIDITVLGAMQVDAQGNLANWAVPGKLVVGMGGAMDLVTGARKVIIAMLHTNKGAYKIMKQCTLPLTAVSVVDTIVTEMGVIRVTERGLVLTERFKDYTVEQIQAATEAELIIPTDLKVLETP, encoded by the coding sequence ATGAAGGAGCGAATTGCATGCCGTATTGCCAAGGAATTGAAGTCCGGCGACGTGGTGAACCTGGGAATCGGGCTTCCTGTCAAGGTGGCCTATTTTCTTCCGGAGAACGTGGAAGTGACGTTTGAATCTGAGAACGGCTTTCTGGGTATTGCTACGGGCAGTGCAATTACTAACCCCAATCCGGACCTGTTGGATGCTGGAGGCCAATATTCCGCTATCCAGCCCGGCGCCTGTTTCTTTGATTCCGCGGAGAGCTTTGGCCTGATCCGTGGAGGGCATATCGATATTACCGTGCTGGGCGCCATGCAGGTGGACGCGCAGGGAAATTTGGCTAATTGGGCTGTCCCTGGCAAACTGGTGGTGGGCATGGGCGGTGCCATGGATCTTGTAACCGGTGCCCGGAAGGTAATCATCGCCATGCTTCACACCAACAAGGGAGCCTATAAAATCATGAAACAATGCACGCTGCCGCTGACCGCGGTGAGCGTGGTGGATACCATTGTGACGGAGATGGGGGTTATCCGCGTGACGGAACGCGGTCTAGTTTTAACGGAACGATTTAAGGACTATACCGTAGAGCAGATCCAGGCCGCCACTGAGGCGGAACTGATCATCCCCACAGATTTAAAAGTCCTGGAGACCCCCTGA
- a CDS encoding thiolase family protein: protein MKDVVIVSMARTATGKFGGSLRDVPAPVHGAECVKAMVQRTGIDPHEIDEVIIGTHFQAGIKANSARQCALYAGLPDTTPAFTPNKNCATAMKAMQCAAQSIQVGDNDLVIAGGCETMSAIPYIVPKARWGYRMGPGRLEDSMLYDGLVDPFKNYHMGITAENVAKKCGITREMQDRFAVESHRRAEKAWAEGKYDQDIVPIMVRQKKQDVVFDHDETYIKDAQYENFAKLKPIFTPDGGTVTAGNASPCNDGSAVVMMTTPEKAAQLGLKPLARYVTAVSTALDPAIMGYAPVSAIEKLEKKTGISRKDVGLFELNEAFAAQAVACVQDLHLDPELVNVNGGAIALGHAVGCTGCRISMTLIREMARRNVRYGVASLCIGGGQAMAMMFELC, encoded by the coding sequence ATGAAAGACGTTGTCATAGTGAGCATGGCCCGTACCGCCACGGGAAAATTTGGTGGTTCCCTACGGGATGTGCCCGCTCCTGTTCACGGCGCGGAGTGTGTGAAAGCCATGGTTCAGCGCACGGGGATTGACCCTCACGAAATTGACGAGGTGATTATCGGCACTCACTTCCAGGCAGGTATCAAGGCGAATTCTGCCAGACAGTGTGCCCTTTACGCCGGGCTGCCGGATACTACTCCTGCCTTTACCCCCAACAAAAACTGCGCTACAGCCATGAAAGCCATGCAGTGCGCTGCCCAGTCCATTCAGGTGGGAGACAATGACCTGGTGATCGCCGGCGGCTGTGAGACCATGAGCGCCATTCCCTACATCGTTCCCAAGGCCCGGTGGGGTTACCGCATGGGACCCGGCCGGTTGGAGGACAGCATGCTCTACGACGGCCTGGTAGACCCCTTCAAAAATTACCACATGGGAATTACCGCTGAAAACGTGGCCAAGAAGTGCGGAATTACCCGAGAAATGCAGGATCGCTTTGCCGTGGAGAGCCATCGTCGGGCGGAAAAGGCCTGGGCAGAAGGCAAGTACGACCAGGACATTGTTCCCATCATGGTGCGTCAAAAAAAGCAGGACGTTGTATTTGATCATGACGAAACGTATATCAAGGATGCTCAGTATGAGAATTTCGCCAAGCTGAAGCCCATCTTCACGCCGGACGGAGGAACCGTGACCGCAGGCAACGCATCTCCCTGCAACGACGGCTCCGCCGTGGTGATGATGACTACCCCGGAGAAGGCTGCACAGCTTGGCTTGAAGCCTCTGGCCCGCTATGTGACGGCGGTTTCTACGGCGCTGGACCCTGCCATTATGGGGTATGCCCCAGTCAGTGCAATCGAAAAGCTGGAGAAAAAAACCGGCATCAGCCGCAAGGATGTGGGGCTCTTTGAACTGAATGAAGCCTTTGCCGCTCAGGCAGTGGCCTGTGTGCAGGACCTACATCTGGACCCGGAGCTGGTGAATGTGAACGGCGGTGCCATTGCGCTGGGCCATGCAGTGGGCTGCACCGGCTGCCGGATCAGCATGACGCTGATCCGTGAGATGGCCCGACGGAACGTCCGCTACGGCGTGGCGTCGCTGTGCATTGGCGGCGGTCAGGCCATGGCTATGATGTTCGAGCTGTGCTGA
- a CDS encoding HpcH/HpaI aldolase family protein gives MKNFLKEKLARKPYVLGAFVASCSPTNVEILGMNGLDFVILDMEHSPLGLETMVDMIRAAEAYGMVAIPRVYTIETKLMRRVLDIGAHGLLVPMVNTMDDARYVLDAVKFPPLGQRGMNAGRGPRWGAYDHYIQEANDALFTMFQCETREGLRNVEEMAKLEGLDSIFIGTGDLSLDMGHPQDLKNPEVAGAIDTILNACVKNGKIPGIVTGTPEAAAERIHQGFRIVTIMNDLGMFKKQSQLQIDKVHALCP, from the coding sequence ATGAAAAACTTTCTGAAGGAGAAGCTGGCCAGGAAGCCCTATGTGCTGGGAGCCTTCGTGGCATCCTGCAGTCCAACTAATGTGGAGATTCTAGGCATGAACGGCCTGGATTTTGTGATCCTGGACATGGAGCACTCCCCCCTGGGGCTGGAGACCATGGTAGACATGATCCGGGCCGCCGAGGCCTACGGTATGGTGGCAATTCCCCGGGTCTACACCATCGAGACAAAGCTGATGCGCCGTGTGCTGGACATCGGTGCTCATGGACTGTTGGTGCCCATGGTCAATACTATGGATGACGCCCGGTACGTTTTAGACGCCGTGAAGTTTCCGCCCTTGGGCCAAAGAGGCATGAACGCCGGTCGGGGACCTCGCTGGGGTGCTTACGACCACTATATCCAGGAAGCAAACGACGCGCTCTTTACCATGTTCCAGTGCGAGACCCGCGAGGGACTCCGCAACGTGGAGGAGATGGCAAAACTGGAGGGCCTGGATTCTATTTTCATCGGCACTGGTGATCTGTCTCTGGACATGGGACACCCCCAGGATCTCAAGAATCCCGAGGTAGCCGGCGCCATTGACACGATCCTGAATGCCTGTGTGAAGAACGGGAAAATCCCCGGCATTGTAACCGGCACCCCTGAAGCTGCTGCGGAGCGAATTCATCAGGGCTTCCGGATTGTCACCATTATGAATGATCTGGGAATGTTCAAAAAGCAGTCCCAGCTGCAGATCGACAAGGTTCACGCACTCTGTCCGTGA
- a CDS encoding enoyl-CoA hydratase-related protein, with amino-acid sequence MKNVQLEVADQIATVTIDRPKALNALNTETLSELKECFSELEKQKDVRVVILTGGGNKSFVAGADISEMVNATPAEGRAMSLLAMEAFNKLENMPQVTIAAVNGYALGGGCEIAMSCDIRIVAENAVFGQPECGLGIIPGFGGTQRLARLIGKGRAKELIFTCDRIDAQEAYRMGLANKVVPADQLMRACQEMAGRILSKGSYAVSIAKSMINAGMDMDLNNALKMEADAFGFTFSTHDKEEGMTAFLEKRPANLTDF; translated from the coding sequence ATGAAGAATGTACAGTTGGAGGTCGCGGATCAGATCGCGACAGTAACCATTGACCGGCCCAAGGCACTCAACGCGCTGAACACGGAGACTCTGAGCGAGCTCAAGGAGTGCTTTTCCGAGCTGGAAAAGCAGAAGGACGTCCGGGTGGTGATCTTGACAGGCGGCGGAAACAAGTCCTTCGTGGCGGGCGCGGACATCTCCGAGATGGTCAACGCCACGCCGGCGGAGGGCCGGGCCATGTCACTGCTGGCCATGGAGGCGTTCAACAAGCTGGAGAATATGCCCCAGGTGACTATTGCGGCCGTTAATGGCTACGCCCTGGGCGGCGGTTGTGAAATCGCCATGAGCTGCGACATTCGGATTGTTGCAGAGAACGCGGTGTTCGGCCAGCCCGAGTGCGGCCTGGGGATCATTCCGGGCTTCGGTGGCACCCAGCGTCTGGCGCGGCTGATCGGAAAGGGCCGGGCCAAGGAGTTGATCTTTACCTGTGACCGGATTGATGCCCAAGAGGCCTATCGTATGGGCCTTGCCAACAAGGTGGTTCCCGCAGACCAGCTGATGAGGGCCTGCCAGGAGATGGCGGGCAGAATTCTCAGCAAGGGCAGCTATGCGGTGAGCATTGCCAAGAGTATGATCAACGCGGGCATGGATATGGATCTGAACAACGCCCTGAAGATGGAGGCGGATGCCTTTGGCTTCACCTTCTCCACCCACGACAAGGAGGAGGGCATGACTGCTTTCCTGGAAAAACGCCCAGCCAATTTGACGGATTTTTGA